Proteins from a single region of Chryseomicrobium sp. FSL W7-1435:
- a CDS encoding ABC transporter permease: MNVSAKRIQAIFVKDYKEFYRNYAISTMVLMPLALAFLYSMTGDMDLQSMFIPINLTFAMITAFIQSCLIAEEKEHNTLRSLLLSPASVADVLIGKSALVFVITVVILGMCMWMLDFTPSNLFAMGIALVLSTIFYLAMGLIVGLYTKTVMEASVGILPVMLVFSFGPLVLLFADRYPILEIFQWLPSAQLILLEQNSAVGATSDILISLVVLAVWAIVAVIVSAVLFKKRMSDE; this comes from the coding sequence ATGAATGTATCTGCGAAAAGAATCCAAGCGATTTTTGTGAAAGATTACAAAGAGTTTTACCGAAATTATGCGATTTCGACTATGGTGCTTATGCCATTAGCGCTAGCATTTCTATATAGTATGACAGGGGACATGGACTTGCAGAGCATGTTCATACCAATCAATCTGACGTTTGCGATGATTACAGCGTTTATTCAGAGCTGTCTCATTGCAGAAGAGAAAGAACACAATACATTGCGCAGTTTATTGTTGTCGCCAGCATCCGTAGCGGATGTACTGATTGGAAAAAGTGCTCTTGTGTTTGTCATCACAGTAGTTATTTTAGGCATGTGCATGTGGATGCTTGATTTTACGCCGTCTAACCTATTTGCAATGGGGATCGCACTGGTCCTTTCCACAATTTTTTACTTGGCGATGGGCTTGATTGTAGGCCTTTATACGAAAACGGTTATGGAAGCTTCTGTTGGGATTCTTCCAGTGATGCTCGTCTTTTCATTTGGACCATTAGTATTGTTGTTTGCGGATCGCTATCCGATTCTTGAGATATTCCAATGGTTGCCAAGTGCTCAGTTAATTTTGCTTGAGCAAAACAGTGCAGTAGGGGCGACTTCAGATATTCTAATCTCTCTAGTGGTGCTCGCAGTCTGGGCAATAGTGGCAGTGATTGTCTCAGCGGTATTGTTTAAAAAACGTATGAGTGACGAATAG
- a CDS encoding ABC transporter ATP-binding protein, whose product MSDTIKMEKVKKSFSRFEAIRNVDLEIQTGEILGLLGPSGAGKSTIIKLLTGQLEPSSGTVEVFGESGEHIKQSRNRKRFGVLTDNSGLYKRLTIEENLKMYCDLYELPESAMDEALQFVNLLPNKKKKVAQLSRGMMQRVTLARAILHKPELLFLDEPTSALDPVNTHHIHEGLRKLNAQGTTILLTTHDMHEAEALCHRVAFLHEGEIRESGSPKELKNAYRTDIIEIELTCGEIHELPVNEVATMDALKNWATGQRIRRIHSNEPTLGDLFMRVTGGELS is encoded by the coding sequence ATGAGTGATACCATTAAAATGGAAAAAGTGAAGAAAAGCTTTAGTCGATTTGAAGCAATACGAAATGTGGATCTAGAAATTCAGACAGGTGAGATTTTAGGATTACTTGGGCCAAGTGGTGCTGGAAAGTCGACCATCATTAAACTCTTAACGGGACAACTTGAACCTTCCTCTGGAACTGTTGAGGTGTTTGGAGAATCTGGTGAACACATCAAGCAAAGTCGAAATCGCAAACGGTTTGGCGTTCTGACGGATAACAGTGGGTTGTATAAACGACTTACTATAGAAGAGAACCTCAAAATGTACTGTGATCTATACGAGCTTCCAGAGTCCGCAATGGACGAAGCACTTCAGTTCGTAAACCTCTTACCTAACAAGAAGAAAAAAGTAGCCCAACTGTCGCGTGGGATGATGCAGCGCGTCACATTGGCTCGTGCCATCCTTCATAAACCAGAGCTTCTCTTTTTAGATGAACCCACATCAGCGCTCGACCCAGTAAATACACATCATATTCACGAGGGATTACGAAAATTGAACGCTCAAGGGACAACGATTTTACTGACGACGCACGATATGCATGAAGCAGAGGCCTTATGTCACCGAGTAGCCTTCTTACATGAAGGAGAAATTCGTGAAAGTGGATCACCAAAAGAATTGAAGAATGCGTACAGAACTGACATTATCGAAATCGAATTGACTTGTGGAGAAATACACGAACTGCCAGTGAACGAAGTGGCTACGATGGATGCATTAAAAAACTGGGCGACGGGCCAACGTATTCGTCGTATTCATTCCAATGAACCGACACTTGGAGATCTATTTATGCGCGTGACAGGGGGAGAATTATCATGA